The Candidatus Krumholzibacteriia bacterium nucleotide sequence CAGATCCCGGACAAGTTCACCAACCTGAAGGTGTTTCCTGCCGACACTCCCAAACGGGAGTTGGTGGATCGCATGCGCGAGTTCACCGGCGCTCTGGGAGTGCGCTGCAATCACTGCCACGTCGGCCAGGACCCGAATACCCTCGAGGGCTACGACTTCGCCTCCGACGACAAGGAGACCAAGCGCGTCGCCCGCGCCATGCTGCAGATGGCTCGTGAAATCAACAGCCATCTCCTGCCCACGACAGG carries:
- a CDS encoding c-type cytochrome; the encoded protein is MRCFCSCPRAALASAQIPDKFTNLKVFPADTPKRELVDRMREFTGALGVRCNHCHVGQDPNTLEGYDFASDDKETKRVARAMLQMAREINSHLLPTTG